One region of Armigeres subalbatus isolate Guangzhou_Male chromosome 3, GZ_Asu_2, whole genome shotgun sequence genomic DNA includes:
- the LOC134223140 gene encoding uncharacterized protein LOC134223140, translating to MLENKLSRDDALKEQYQNFMTEYETLGHMQLVTDHEHSLTLCYHLPHHAVVRDDSTTTKVRVVYDASCKTPGGPSLYDALMVGPIVQQDLRSIMMRTRTRPIMMIADIKQIYRQILMDERDTPLQRIVRRTTRDAPMQTFELIAVTYGKASAPYLATRVLKELANDECEHFPQAAAVLITDFYVDDLCSGTTTVEEAIQLRTQLDALLRKGGFELRKWASNEPQVLEENRVLLSTVDLNCT from the coding sequence ATGCTAGAGAACAAGCTCAGTCGAGATGATGCTCTTAAAGAACAGTACCAAAACTTTATGACTGAATACGAAACACTTGGTCATATGCAGCTAGTGACTGACCATGAACATTCACTCACACTGTGTTATCATTTACCACACCATGCTGTTGTTCGTGACGACAGCACCACAACAAAGGTGCGCGTAGTATATGATGCGTCATGTAAAACACCTGGCGGGCCGTCCTTGTATGATGCTCTTATGGTGGGTCCTATTGTACAGCAAGATCTGCGCTCGATAATGATGAGAACAAGAACTCGGCCCATCATGATGATTGCCGATATTAAACAAATTTATAGGCAAATCCTCATGGATGAACGAGACACTCCACTGCAGCGCATAGTACGGAGAACGACTCGCGATGCACCCATGCAAACCTTCGAACTGATAGCGGTAACGTACGGCAAAGCCAGTGCCCCATACTTGGCTACAAGAGTTCTGAAGGAGTTGGCCAACGACGAATGTGAACATTTTCCCCAAGCAGCTGCGGTACTAATAACTGACTTTTACGTGGACGATCTGTGTTCTGGAACGACAACTGTGGAAGAAGCCATCCAGCTCCGCACCCAATTGGACGCACTACTACGAAAGGGAGGCTTCGAACTTCGTAAATGGGCGTCTAACGAACCGCAGGTACTTGAAGAAAATCGAGTACTGTTATCAACTGTTGATCTCAACTGTACGTGA
- the LOC134227436 gene encoding LOW QUALITY PROTEIN: uncharacterized protein LOC134227436 (The sequence of the model RefSeq protein was modified relative to this genomic sequence to represent the inferred CDS: deleted 2 bases in 1 codon), giving the protein MSAPIVITVPTKYIPINLAPLAIKTEPSPSSPLSDADESTSSMDEFLVRGKKRRLDHLTWEEKLQRKKLKNRVAAQTSRDRKKAKMEDMEQTIQQQTEQISELQLKCASLQSEKDAYYSKCLDLETRQEELERRLNELQQQIQMTTTVKSEPAMARSLTQCWLCFHPTRISSIRQNPSAAGNYFNGSTDDTESGHDQPPTDRRRKSSSTVEDNCSLPALQDMLEDFDVSKLEELAESLLANVTSELEGIDRGSSPIDAEDASAGCGMLGPVVGTPSEQLESSEETNQGGSLILTTHNYSKSPFHVEKPHSIGQQSDLDRTQSTVYGTYDDETNCITIVLNSDDNDEELPLEEEIICEETEDDYSTEEQVFKVKLEPVRELLSPIPSTCSNYSSSDEAKPAFDDDEPQQLFKCPLTPRSFVSDGGYESLGSPNGSTDFSITTSSLDDFWNLDLFPILN; this is encoded by the exons ATGAGTGCCCCAATCGTAATTACTGTCCCGACCAAGTACATCCCGATCAATTTGGCCCCGTTGGCCATCAAAACCGAACCCAGCCCATCGTCGCCGCTCTCGGACGCAGACGAGTCCACTTCGTCGATGGATGAGTTCCTGGTTCGGGGCAAGAAGCGCCGCCTGGATCACTTAACATGGGAGGAGAAGCTTCAGAGGAA aaaattgaaaaaccgCGTCGCAGCCCAAACATCTCGCGACCGTAAGAAAGCCAAAATGGAAGACATGGAACAAACTATCCAACAGCAGACAGAACAAATAAGCGAACTGCAACTGAAGTGCGCGTCGCTCCAGTCGGAAAAGGACGCCTATTACAGCAAATGTCTTGATCTGGAGACCCGCCAGGAAGAACTGGAACGGCGGCTCAATGAGCTCCAGCAGCAGATACAAATGACGACCACCGTCAAGTCGGAACCGGCAATGGCCC GCAGCCTCACACAGTGTTGGCTCTGCTTCCACCCTACTAGGATCAGCAGCATCCGCCAAAACCCCTCAGCAGCAGGGAACTATTTCAATGGAAGCACAGACGACACTGAGTCAGGACACGACCAGCCACCAACAGACCGACGAAGAAAGAGTAGCAGCACTGTGGAAGATAATTGCTCTCTGCCTGCTCTACAGGACATGCTCGAAGACTTCGACGTGTCTAAGCTCGAAGAGCTCGCCGAAAGCCTACTGGCCAATGTCACAAGCGAGCTGGAAGGAATTGATCGAGGAAGCAGCCCGATTGATGCCGAAGATGCAAGCGCCGGCTGCGGAATGCTTGGACCAGTGGTGGGGACCCCATCAGAACAGCTGGAATCCAGCGAAGAAACTAATCAAGGAGGCAGCCTAATTCTGACCACCCACAACTATTCAAAGTCACCCTTTCACGTGGAGAAGCCACACAGCATCGGCCAACAGTCTGACCTTGATCGAACGCAATCAACGGTCTACGGAACCTACGACGATGAAACCAATTGCATCACTATCGTCCTCAACAGCGACGATAATGATGAAGAACTTCCTCTGGAGGAGGAAATCATTTGCGAAGAAACAGAAGACGATTACTCTACCGAAGAGCAAGTGTTCAAAGTCAAATTGGAACCGGTTCGGGAGTTGCTCTCACCTATCCCAAGCACATGTTCCAACTATTCTTCTTCGGACGAAGCAAAACCAGCGTTCGATGATGACGAACCACAACAGTTATTCAAATGCCCTTTGACGCCACGGTCGTTCGTATCGGACGGAGGGTACGAGTCGCTGGGCTCACCCAATGGTTCCACTGATTTTAGTATAACAACCAGCTCCCTGGACGATTTTTGGAATTTGGATCTGTTTCCGATTTTGAACTGA
- the LOC134227433 gene encoding GTP-binding protein 128up, with the protein MSTILEKIAQIEAEMARTQRNKATAGHLGLLKARLAKLRRELITPKGGGGASEQGFEVSKTGDARVGFVGFPSVGKSTLLSNLAGVYSEVAAYEFTTLTTVPGCIKYKGAKIQLLDLPGIIEGAKDGKGRGRQVIAVARTCNLIFMVLDVLKPLTHKKLLEHELEGFGLRLNKQPPNISFRKKDKGGVNLNATVGQSELDLETVKSILSEYKIHNADITLKYDATTDDLIDVIEGNRIYIPCIYLLNKIDQISIEELDVIYKIPHCVPISAHHHWNFDDLLEMMWKYLKLVRIYTKPKGQLPDYSSPIVLHNEHTTIENFCNKLHRTIAKEFKYALVWGSSVKHQPQKVGIDHVLNDEDVVQIVKKV; encoded by the exons ATGAGTACGATTTTGGAAAAGATCGCCCAAATCGAGGCCGAG ATGGCCCGTACTCAGCGGAACAAGGCCACGGCTGGTCATCTGGGTCTGCTGAAGGCACGATTAGCAAAGCTGAGGCGAGAGCTGATCACTCCGAAAGGTGGTGGCGGTGCATCCGAGCAAGGTTTCGAAGTATCCAAAACCGGTGATGCGCGGGTTGGGTTCGTCGGATTTCCGTCGGTCGGTAAATCGACGTTGCTATCCAATTTGGCCGGTGTTTACTCGGAAGTGGCGGCATACGAGTTCACAACGCTGACCACGGTTCCAGGCTGCATCAAGTACAAGGGAGCAAAAATTCAGCTGCTGGATTTGCCCGGAATTATTGAAGGAGCCAAGGATGGCAAAGGTCGCGGTAGACAGGTCATTGCCGTGGCCCGGACTTGCAACTTGATATTCATGGTCTTGGACGTACTGAAGCCGTTGACGCATAAAAAGTTGCTGGAGCACGAATTGGAAGGTTTCGGGCTGCGGCTGAACAAACAGCCGCCGAACATCAGCTTTCGAAAGAAAGACAAGGGCGGGGTGAATTTGAATGCAACGGTAGGCCAATCGGAACTGGATTTGGAAACAGTCAAGTCGATTTTGTCCGAGTACAAGATTCACAACGCGGACATCACCCTGAAGTATGACGCCACGACGGACGATTTGATCGACGTGATCGAGGGCAACCGAATCTATATTCCCTGCATTTACCTGCTGAACAAGATCGATCAGATTAGCATCGAAGAGCTGGACGTGATCTACAAGATTCCCCATTGCGTGCCCATTTCCGCCCATCATCATTGGAATTTCGACGACTTGCTGGAAATGATGTGGAAGTACTTGAAGCTGGTTCGCAT CTACACGAAACCGAAAGGACAGCTACCGGATTACAGTTCGCCGATTGTGTTGCATAACGAGCACACGACTATTGAAAACTTCTGTAACAAACTGCATCGTACGATTGCTAAGGAGTTTAAATA CGCCTTGGTATGGGGCTCCTCCGTGAAGCATCAACCACAAAAAGTCGGCATTGATCACGTGTTAAACGATGAGGACGTCGTacaaattgtgaaaaaggtTTGA
- the LOC134224416 gene encoding GTPase Era, mitochondrial has translation MLDKALSIIARRSVSRPVLFCARNFSAKISENVSDKKDPQSNEKLIKVAIIGVPNAGKSTLINHLINHRVCPTSMKVHTTRSTARAIQSRANSQLVLFDTPGLVGDNQAKKHHIDANFLSSCRHAVQNSNLIGVVHDVSNSWTRSTLNPVMVDVLKSYSHIPSFLILNKIDTLKSKRVLLDIVKSVTNNELQSIKNYHIKERKSTHDKFQKEVKSKVTVAEVWPHFTEIFMVSAVTGDGLKEVMNFIYSHAKSGPWEHLASETTDQTPEQLIVQSVRARLLDYLPQEIPYGLITELEFFENINGKMFASAVVTCPSERLERLVCGEGNGKLRQITERVTSDLIETFTVPVVLTIVTRVQHKEK, from the exons ATGCTCGATAAGGCTTTGTCGATAATAGCGCGCCGGAGTGTTTCCCGCCCGGTGCTCTTTTGTGCGCGCAATTTCAGTGCGAAAATCTCGGAGAACGTTTCGGACAAGAAGGACCCTCAATCGAACGAGAAGCTAATCAAAGTGGCAATCATCGGTGTGCCGAATGCCGGCAAAAGCACATTAATCAACCATCTGATTAATCACAGG GTTTGTCCCACATCGATGAAAGTTCATACAACGCGAAGCACGGCTAGGGCCATACAAAGCCGTGCCAACTCACAGCTGGTACTGTTCGACACTCCCGGATTGGTTGGTGACAACCAGGCAAAGAAACATCACATTGATGCTAATTTCCTCTCGTCTTGCCGCCACGCGGTCCAGAATTCCAATCTGATCGGAGTCGTTCATGACGTTTCCAATTCGTGGACCCGCAGCACCCTCAATCCAGTCATGGTGGACGTGCTGAAGAGCTACAGCCACATCCCCAGCTTCCTCATACTGAACAAGATCGACACACTCAAGTCCAAACGAGTCCTGCTGGACATTGTAAAGAGTGTCACAAATAACGAATTGCAAAGCATAAAAAACTACCACATCAAGGAGCGCAAAAGCACGCACgacaaatttcaaaaggaagtaAAATCAAAGGTTACTGTCGCGGAAGTGTGGCCCCATTTTACGGAAATTTTCATGGTGTCAGCTGTCACTGGGGACGGTTTGAAAGAGGTGATGAATTTTATTTACTCGCATGCCAAAAGCGGTCCCTGGGAACATTTGGCCTCCGAAACCACCGATCAGACACCGGAACAGTTGATTGTGCAAAGTGTTCGGGCCCGTTTGCTGGATTACCTCCCACAAGAGATTCCCTACGGTCTGATAACGGAGCTGGAGTTTTTCGAGAATATCAATGGGAAGATGTTTGCCAGCGCGGTGGTGACTTGTCCAAGTGAAAGACTGGAACGGTTGGTTTGTGGAGAAGGGAATGGGAAGTTGCGACAGATTACAGAACGCGTAACATCCGATTTGATTGAAACGTTTACAGTTCCGGTTGTGTTAACAATTGTGACGAGAGTGCAGCACAAAGAAAAATAA
- the LOC134227434 gene encoding mucin-5AC-like, with the protein MDFTRIVTVVSLILPSIQAATEPVDQTVMFKEIDSLLRRCPCVPINTCYSQGVSLNEQNFLNTNFQCQDKTYNHCCGPYFQTLGNDDFYFDEDGFDRHGPWRKAPTTMASNVMIVMPPDSTTRSPESLTKVVLVYPETTTKPTTTTEAIEETTVELTTLEPITDVVDTTSVDEATTELLEATTTSTTEPSTTTTTTPKTTLSPQEQRIGRLQNRPGYPSQELLRNRSTRPPKTTSSTTSTTTTTEAPTTRGYPSRYLYRPDLRRRQAMNRLRLFIKTSTTPSSVEDSGEDYDDDEDNDDGSMEANDAEEGDGDEL; encoded by the coding sequence ATGGATTTTACTCGAATTGTGACGGTTGTTAGCTTGATACTTCCGAGCATTCAAGCAGCAACCGAACCAGTTGATCAAACGGTGATGTTCAAAGAGATTGACTCACTGCTGCGAAGGTGTCCATGCGTGCCAATCAATACTTGCTACAGCCAAGGAGTCAGTCTGAACGAGCAAAATTTCCTCAACACAAACTTCCAGTGCCAAGACAAAACGTACAATCACTGTTGTGGTCCCTATTTCCAAACCTTGGGCAACGACGACTTTTATTTCGATGAAGATGGATTCGATCGACATGGACCATGGCGCAAGGCGCCCACAACGATGGCATCGAATGTTATGATAGTAATGCCTCCGGATTCGACCACCCGAAGCCCAGAGTCGCTTACCAAAGTTGTCTTAGTATATCCGGAAACTACAACAAAGCCAACAACGACTACGGAAGCCATCGAAGAAACAACAGTCGAGTTAACTACTTTGGAACCAATTACCGATGTAGTGGATACAACTTCAGTGGATGAAGCAACGACCGAACTACTCGAAGCAACAACCACCTCTACCACAGAACCGTCGACGACAACGACCACGACACCGAAGACCACGTTATCCCCACAGGAACAGCGCATCGGCAGACTGCAGAACCGACCAGGTTACCCAAGTCAGGAACTACTGAGGAACAGATCTACACGACCGCCAAAAACCACATCATCTACCACTTCCACTACGACGACAACGGAGGCGCCAACTACCCGGGGGTATCCTTCGCGATACCTCTACAGACCGGACCTGCGTCGGAGACAAGCCATGAATCGGTTGAGGTTGTTTATCAAAACGTCCACCACGCCATCATCCGTCGAAGATTCCGGCGAAGACTACGATGACGACGAAGATAATGACGACGGAAGCATGGAGGCCAATGACGCAGAGGAGGGCGATGGTGACGAACTTTAA